Proteins from a genomic interval of Brachybacterium vulturis:
- a CDS encoding DUF3488 and transglutaminase-like domain-containing protein → MSPLLGRPPLEGAHLTGRALLLLCGLVLASAPASQLLAGSSWLLLTLVAAVPVILGGVVLRTVVPRQLLVPPAQAGLLVVLVLVAETVLGLAPWQDGPVAVLRAQAEIVTRGVNELASGVPPVALGAPGTVLLVALIGLVTLLLDLMFLDLGWHTPTALLLMSSLLIPALQQPAGGQWWQVAAPVLAGAMIFATRTVHADPRYLRGDRRPQAGPATHHGRTLAAVTVCAALVAALSPLLGPALPQLAPARLALNVDLLERWQDPDAPALGPVMIDDDVSVRRSLLQREDTEVLRYSTTAEDPSYLRLRTLNTFDGETFRGDATGEEPGRVRDSFSDARDDGVAASGSDEDFIETDVEIINFAGDRLPVPANVRSVQGADRTLNRAMTLLPTDGEVALSYLRSGLLGQRYSIESEPRTSTAEQLRGVDPAEFAQPFEAGYTSRDDVPEAAAALADELAGNLEADTAYDTAVAFQDYFRNSFAYSLTVNSPPGEDPLESFLEDRVGYCEQFAAAFALMMTSQGYPTRVVIGFTPGEQDGDEWSVSTTNAHAWPEVWFGPEHGWVRFEPTPAAAANGVSTPERTDPDGQAEAPAPAPEGPTPPDQPTEETSTEQGTSEETTEDPAAAQASDGGGPSPATVQRVQWGVVLVMALGGLLAAGAAAAVLGIRRRRLRARDERWAALMSADGEGAGDEPETALAAERTRRGAGELAWAEITRELSVRATAIRWLRITGAWGRAPTRLGLDAALPPHRALEDLLDRIAAADRDVTPEHRAAAARIAEAYTAARYAAPVPAGDNATGEVDEAPRTPSHAAEALRGGANDRPIAPASSRLSEGKVHGEGEGQAERSQHPLRHDSDLLIELIRTAR, encoded by the coding sequence ATGAGCCCGCTGCTGGGCCGGCCACCGCTGGAGGGCGCTCACCTCACCGGTCGGGCGCTGCTGCTGCTGTGCGGCCTGGTGCTGGCCTCGGCCCCCGCCTCCCAGCTGCTGGCCGGCTCGTCCTGGCTGCTGCTGACCCTGGTCGCCGCCGTCCCCGTGATCCTCGGCGGGGTGGTGCTGCGCACCGTGGTGCCGCGACAGCTGCTGGTGCCGCCGGCCCAGGCCGGACTGCTGGTGGTGCTGGTGCTGGTGGCCGAGACGGTGCTGGGTCTGGCACCGTGGCAGGACGGCCCGGTCGCTGTGCTCCGTGCGCAGGCGGAGATCGTCACCCGCGGTGTGAACGAGCTGGCCTCGGGCGTCCCGCCGGTGGCCCTGGGAGCTCCCGGCACGGTCCTCCTGGTGGCCCTGATCGGGCTGGTGACTCTGCTGCTGGACCTGATGTTCCTGGACCTGGGCTGGCACACCCCCACCGCCCTGCTGCTGATGAGCTCGCTGCTGATCCCCGCCCTGCAGCAGCCGGCCGGCGGCCAGTGGTGGCAGGTGGCTGCTCCCGTGCTGGCCGGAGCGATGATCTTCGCGACCCGCACCGTCCACGCCGATCCGCGCTACCTCCGCGGCGACCGTCGGCCGCAGGCGGGGCCTGCCACCCACCACGGCCGCACCCTCGCCGCAGTCACGGTCTGCGCGGCCCTGGTCGCGGCGCTGTCCCCGCTGCTGGGCCCTGCCCTGCCGCAGCTGGCCCCGGCCCGGCTCGCCCTGAACGTCGACCTGCTCGAGCGCTGGCAGGATCCCGACGCCCCCGCGCTCGGGCCGGTGATGATCGACGACGACGTCTCCGTGCGCCGCTCCCTCCTGCAACGGGAGGACACCGAGGTCCTGCGCTACTCCACCACCGCGGAGGACCCCTCCTACCTGCGCCTGCGCACCCTGAACACCTTCGACGGCGAGACCTTCCGCGGCGATGCGACGGGGGAGGAGCCGGGGAGGGTGCGGGACTCCTTCAGCGACGCGCGGGACGACGGTGTGGCCGCCAGCGGCAGCGACGAGGACTTCATCGAGACCGATGTCGAGATCATCAACTTCGCCGGGGACCGCCTCCCCGTGCCGGCCAACGTGCGCTCCGTCCAGGGCGCGGACCGCACGCTGAACCGGGCGATGACGCTGCTGCCCACCGACGGCGAGGTGGCGCTGTCCTACCTCCGCTCCGGACTGCTCGGGCAGCGCTACAGCATCGAGTCCGAACCGCGCACCTCCACCGCCGAGCAGCTGCGCGGCGTGGACCCGGCCGAGTTCGCCCAGCCCTTCGAGGCCGGATACACCTCCCGTGACGATGTGCCCGAGGCCGCGGCCGCGCTCGCCGACGAGCTCGCCGGGAACCTGGAGGCGGACACCGCCTACGACACCGCGGTCGCCTTCCAGGACTACTTCCGCAACTCCTTCGCCTACTCGCTCACGGTGAACTCCCCGCCGGGCGAGGACCCGCTGGAATCCTTCCTCGAGGACCGCGTGGGCTACTGCGAGCAGTTCGCCGCGGCGTTCGCGCTGATGATGACCTCGCAGGGATACCCGACCCGGGTGGTCATCGGCTTCACCCCCGGCGAGCAGGACGGGGACGAATGGTCCGTCAGCACCACGAACGCGCACGCCTGGCCCGAGGTGTGGTTCGGCCCCGAGCACGGCTGGGTGCGCTTCGAACCCACGCCGGCCGCGGCCGCCAACGGGGTGAGCACGCCGGAGCGGACCGACCCGGACGGGCAGGCCGAGGCGCCCGCCCCCGCCCCCGAGGGCCCGACGCCGCCGGACCAGCCCACCGAGGAGACGTCCACCGAGCAGGGCACCTCCGAGGAGACCACCGAGGACCCCGCGGCCGCCCAGGCCTCCGACGGCGGCGGGCCCTCCCCGGCCACCGTGCAGCGCGTCCAGTGGGGCGTGGTGCTCGTGATGGCGCTGGGCGGGCTGCTCGCCGCCGGTGCCGCGGCGGCCGTGCTCGGCATCCGCCGCCGCCGGCTCCGCGCCCGTGATGAGCGCTGGGCCGCGCTGATGAGTGCTGATGGTGAGGGTGCTGGCGACGAACCCGAGACCGCGCTCGCCGCGGAGCGGACGCGGCGCGGCGCGGGGGAGCTGGCCTGGGCCGAGATCACCCGGGAGCTCTCGGTGCGCGCGACCGCGATCCGCTGGCTCCGGATCACCGGGGCCTGGGGCCGCGCCCCCACCCGGCTCGGCCTGGACGCCGCGCTGCCGCCGCACCGCGCCCTCGAGGACCTGCTCGACCGGATCGCCGCCGCCGACCGCGACGTCACCCCCGAGCACCGCGCCGCCGCGGCCCGCATCGCCGAGGCCTACACCGCTGCCCGCTACGCGGCGCCGGTGCCGGCGGGCGACAACGCGACGGGCGAGGTGGATGAGGCACCGCGAACTCCCAGCCATGCCGCAGAAGCGTTGCGAGGCGGGGCGAATGACCGCCCGATAGCCCCAGCTTCTTCACGCTTGAGCGAGGGGAAGGTGCACGGCGAGGGCGAGGGGCAGGCCGAACGTTCCCAACACCCGCTGCGCCACGATTCCGATCTGCTCATCGAGCTGATCCGCACCGCCCGCTGA
- a CDS encoding S-layer homology domain-containing protein yields the protein MDITPNVLQSRPQEIAMLESPARRIARGATVGLSAAAIAFASAIVPLDAAAAVEPGDQVSVLAFNDLHGQISIDFACSVVRARALNPNHALLSVGDNVGASTTASAMTNDEFIIDYLNALGVDASAIGDHEYDQGRDDLTGRIEPRTSFPDLAANVFVTATGKRLHQPYAIVDAGEVKVAVVGAVTTKTVDRVAPALIDGLEFRDPVDSVNQAIAELDASGEEYDVLVASYHEGAGSKFSLSDGREYDPGVPPAITSPIFERIVNETSTEVDAILTGDTHQAYAFNAPVPGEDGEVRPVVQARDHASYLGLVSLELGADGDWDPVDGNPKLIDTQSEDLPDCAGDPTYETARKIVLDGVVATESLGIEPVGSIAGDITPSWRDTMASYVGGVRTANDPVEGQVNSNFTVDNPQRHSAMGGMIADSMKWYLEDGGLDGAHEVIGFVNRDNSRGAFWYEQSTHDEGDGVVMYGEAVSMNSQFYTWPLMKGEVTGAQFEQILEEQWQRAADGGPVVPPFLAFGVSENVEYVFDSTRERDDRIVEIRIDGEPIDSDATYTIITMGYLFNDGGNLPPQWNRVNNNMWTLAEATDVRDAGVLYRDVIINYLEDHPNLAPDFSQRQLEVQVLDGAAPTLRVLGMESQSLGAPLITEVAVDAGEFGTFTAPVVRDEETGRLVAEVDLGADFCVPEGERAILEFTATPDTGTAITHEITGVGGEDCGSDDTPTEPAEPSGPEDFSDVPPSTMFYEEIMWMRGEGYTTGWEGDNTFRPLQPVNRDAMAAFLYRMAGSPEVDLPSSEPFTDVQKGDEHYAAIMWAYQQGITTGWEDGTFRPTTPIARDAMAAFVFRYAGSPDVEEPSSAVFSDVPASNMFAAEVAWMKAQRITTGWPDGTFRPLEPTNRDATAAFLYRMNVELGITYTPR from the coding sequence ATGGACATCACGCCCAATGTGCTCCAGTCTCGCCCTCAGGAGATCGCAATGTTAGAATCCCCAGCCCGTCGGATTGCACGCGGCGCGACAGTGGGTCTCAGTGCTGCCGCCATCGCCTTTGCGTCCGCCATCGTCCCCCTCGATGCGGCCGCCGCCGTCGAGCCTGGTGATCAGGTCAGTGTGCTGGCCTTTAACGATCTCCATGGCCAGATCTCCATCGACTTCGCATGTAGCGTCGTGCGCGCGAGGGCGCTGAATCCGAATCACGCCCTGCTCTCAGTCGGCGACAATGTGGGCGCCAGCACCACTGCGTCGGCCATGACCAATGACGAGTTCATAATTGACTACCTGAATGCCCTGGGCGTCGACGCCAGCGCGATCGGCGATCACGAGTACGACCAGGGTCGCGACGATCTCACCGGGCGCATCGAGCCGCGCACCAGCTTCCCGGACCTCGCTGCGAACGTCTTCGTGACGGCCACCGGCAAGCGACTCCATCAGCCTTACGCGATCGTCGATGCCGGTGAGGTGAAGGTGGCCGTCGTCGGTGCCGTCACCACCAAAACCGTTGACAGAGTCGCACCCGCCCTGATCGACGGCCTCGAGTTCCGCGATCCGGTCGACTCGGTCAATCAGGCTATCGCTGAGTTGGACGCTTCGGGTGAGGAGTACGACGTACTCGTCGCCTCTTACCACGAGGGTGCAGGGAGCAAGTTCTCCCTCTCGGATGGACGCGAATATGACCCCGGTGTGCCGCCCGCCATCACGAGTCCGATCTTCGAAAGGATCGTGAACGAGACCTCCACCGAGGTCGATGCGATTCTCACGGGAGACACGCATCAGGCATATGCCTTTAATGCGCCGGTGCCCGGTGAGGACGGAGAGGTTCGACCAGTCGTCCAGGCCCGTGACCATGCCTCGTACCTGGGACTCGTCAGCTTGGAGCTAGGGGCGGACGGTGACTGGGACCCCGTCGACGGCAACCCAAAGCTGATCGACACCCAATCCGAGGACCTGCCTGACTGTGCCGGTGATCCCACCTACGAGACTGCGCGGAAAATCGTACTGGATGGTGTGGTTGCGACCGAGTCACTGGGAATCGAGCCCGTCGGCTCCATCGCCGGCGACATCACCCCGTCGTGGCGTGACACAATGGCCTCCTACGTCGGTGGCGTCCGCACTGCGAATGATCCGGTCGAGGGTCAGGTGAACTCCAACTTCACCGTGGACAACCCTCAACGTCATTCCGCTATGGGCGGCATGATCGCAGATTCTATGAAGTGGTACCTCGAGGACGGCGGGCTGGATGGCGCGCACGAGGTCATCGGCTTCGTGAACCGTGATAACAGTCGCGGCGCATTCTGGTATGAGCAGTCGACCCACGACGAGGGCGACGGTGTGGTCATGTACGGCGAGGCCGTATCCATGAACAGCCAGTTCTACACCTGGCCCTTGATGAAGGGCGAGGTCACCGGAGCGCAGTTCGAGCAGATCCTCGAGGAGCAGTGGCAGCGAGCGGCCGACGGTGGCCCGGTCGTCCCGCCGTTCCTCGCTTTCGGCGTCTCCGAGAACGTCGAGTACGTGTTCGACTCTACCCGTGAACGCGACGACCGGATCGTCGAGATCCGCATCGACGGGGAGCCGATCGACTCTGACGCCACGTACACGATCATCACCATGGGTTACTTGTTCAATGACGGAGGTAACCTCCCTCCCCAATGGAATCGGGTCAACAACAACATGTGGACCCTCGCCGAGGCGACCGACGTGCGCGATGCCGGTGTGTTGTATCGGGACGTGATCATCAACTACTTGGAGGATCATCCGAATCTCGCTCCCGATTTCTCGCAACGCCAACTCGAGGTGCAGGTCCTCGACGGCGCGGCCCCGACGCTGCGCGTTCTGGGCATGGAGTCGCAGAGCCTCGGCGCCCCGTTGATCACCGAGGTGGCCGTGGACGCCGGCGAGTTCGGCACCTTCACCGCCCCGGTGGTCAGGGATGAAGAGACGGGGCGCCTGGTCGCCGAGGTAGATCTCGGTGCGGACTTCTGCGTCCCCGAGGGTGAGCGTGCGATCCTCGAGTTCACTGCGACCCCGGACACCGGGACCGCTATCACTCACGAGATCACGGGGGTCGGCGGCGAAGACTGCGGCTCCGATGACACCCCGACCGAGCCTGCCGAGCCGTCCGGACCGGAGGACTTCTCGGACGTGCCTCCGAGCACCATGTTCTACGAGGAGATCATGTGGATGCGAGGCGAGGGCTACACCACTGGCTGGGAGGGCGACAACACCTTCCGTCCGCTGCAGCCGGTGAACCGGGATGCGATGGCGGCGTTCCTGTACCGGATGGCCGGCTCACCCGAGGTGGACCTACCGAGCAGTGAACCGTTCACCGATGTCCAGAAGGGTGACGAGCATTACGCGGCGATCATGTGGGCCTACCAGCAGGGGATCACCACGGGGTGGGAGGACGGCACATTCCGGCCGACCACGCCGATCGCGCGCGATGCGATGGCGGCGTTCGTGTTCCGGTATGCGGGCTCGCCCGATGTCGAGGAACCGAGCTCGGCGGTGTTCTCGGATGTCCCGGCCAGCAACATGTTCGCTGCGGAGGTCGCCTGGATGAAGGCGCAGCGGATCACCACGGGGTGGCCGGACGGGACGTTCCGCCCGTTGGAGCCGACGAATCGTGACGCCACGGCCGCATTCCTCTACCGCATGAATGTGGAGCTGGGCATCACCTATACGCCTCGCTGA
- a CDS encoding NAD(P)/FAD-dependent oxidoreductase, producing the protein MVIPLPFVTRRPTVPAKDGASWPHVVILGGGFAGAHAVGALRDARVRVTLIDRNVYKTFQPLLYQVATAGLNPGDVTMFLRGLSLKVPNMRYRQGEVEGVDPQRKVVRLDEGQKGQHEIAYDYLIVANGATTTYFGTPGAEEHAMPMYTRSQALAIRDRVFSELERSSREVGQTHDKLHVCIVGGGPTGVEIAGALADFRMQELDILYPEMDPGTLQVTVLQRGDELLKEFSTKYRQYAADELRDRGVTLQLGRGVKEVGYDHVVLDDDAILESDITIWAAGVAIPRSVAEWGFPQDKRGRLAVDDYLQVKGFPGVYAAGDIAGQDEALPQLAQPAIQTGEAAARAIAAEVAGTPRKKFTYTDLGTMATIGRHAAIAEIPVLGGLSGSLGWAAWLGVHITKMLGHRNQRAVAMNLISLYGGSRATHQPNPVVGEVDSLRSAKVFEAQAPRRMFGKNAGATCPPDEHIESDTGSQGRAGAKQA; encoded by the coding sequence ATGGTCATACCGTTGCCCTTCGTCACCCGTCGCCCCACCGTCCCCGCGAAGGACGGCGCGAGCTGGCCGCACGTCGTCATCCTGGGCGGCGGCTTCGCCGGTGCGCACGCCGTGGGCGCCCTGCGTGACGCTCGGGTGCGCGTGACCCTCATCGACCGCAACGTCTACAAGACCTTCCAGCCGCTGCTCTACCAGGTCGCCACCGCCGGCCTGAACCCGGGCGACGTCACCATGTTCCTGCGCGGACTGTCCCTGAAGGTGCCGAACATGCGCTACCGCCAGGGAGAGGTCGAGGGCGTGGATCCCCAGCGGAAGGTGGTGCGCCTGGACGAGGGCCAGAAGGGCCAGCACGAGATCGCCTACGACTACCTGATCGTCGCCAACGGCGCGACCACCACCTACTTCGGCACCCCCGGCGCCGAGGAGCACGCGATGCCGATGTACACCCGCAGCCAGGCGCTGGCGATCCGCGACCGCGTCTTCTCCGAGCTGGAGCGCTCGAGCCGCGAGGTGGGCCAGACCCATGACAAGTTGCACGTGTGCATCGTGGGCGGCGGGCCGACGGGCGTGGAGATCGCCGGTGCCCTGGCTGACTTCCGCATGCAGGAGCTGGACATCCTCTACCCGGAGATGGATCCGGGAACGCTCCAGGTCACCGTGCTGCAGCGCGGCGACGAGCTGCTCAAGGAGTTCTCCACCAAGTACCGCCAGTACGCGGCCGACGAGCTGCGGGACCGCGGCGTGACCCTGCAGCTGGGACGCGGGGTGAAGGAGGTCGGCTACGACCACGTGGTGCTCGACGACGACGCGATCCTCGAATCCGACATCACGATCTGGGCCGCCGGCGTCGCGATCCCCCGGTCCGTCGCCGAGTGGGGTTTCCCCCAGGACAAGCGCGGCCGCCTCGCGGTCGACGACTACCTGCAGGTCAAGGGCTTCCCCGGGGTCTACGCCGCCGGTGACATCGCCGGTCAGGACGAGGCCCTCCCCCAGCTCGCGCAGCCCGCGATCCAGACCGGTGAGGCCGCGGCCCGCGCGATCGCCGCCGAGGTCGCCGGCACGCCGCGCAAGAAATTCACGTACACCGACCTGGGCACGATGGCCACCATCGGCCGCCATGCCGCGATCGCGGAGATCCCGGTCCTGGGCGGGCTCTCGGGCTCGCTCGGCTGGGCCGCCTGGCTGGGCGTGCACATCACCAAGATGCTCGGCCACCGCAACCAGCGCGCGGTCGCGATGAACCTGATCTCGCTGTACGGCGGCTCCCGTGCCACCCACCAGCCGAACCCGGTGGTGGGCGAGGTGGACTCGCTGCGATCGGCGAAGGTCTTCGAGGCGCAGGCCCCGCGCCGCATGTTCGGCAAGAACGCCGGGGCGACCTGCCCTCCCGACGAGCACATCGAGTCAGACACGGGTTCGCAAGGTCGTGCGGGGGCGAAGCAGGCATAG
- a CDS encoding 5'-nucleotidase C-terminal domain-containing protein produces MMDIPARRLGRGVAAGLGAAAVAVASAVVPLGAAAADPGDQVTLMTFNDFHGAIGGAAGLVCAVETVRAESDTSVLLSAGDNVGGSAFASAVQNDEPTIDVLNAMGVDATAIGNHEYDQGVEDLLERIEPRTAFPDLAANVYDEATGDRIHDAYTVIDRDGVKIAVIGAVTTKTVGKVSPAAIEGLEFGDPVDAVNDVVAEMASDGVEYDILIASYHEGASANAEPGVAPDNTDPIFDKIVTETSAEVDAIFNGDSHRVYNFNAPVPGQDGEERAIVQTGSSAANLGVVNLELGEDGDWDVLGMPELIATPLPEGETCAITTPVVEDVTQIAQDAIDQAAVVGAEPVGSVDGDVTTSWDDSKASYVDGIRTADEPVGNQATTKGDNRTRHSAAGNMLADSMRWYLEDAGLGGEHEVIGFMNPGGIRAELWYEESAADEGEGVVTYAEANSMVPFGNTLNSGEVTGAQFDQMLEEQWQRNAAGGAVDPGDESFLAFGVSENVEYAFDSSAERDDRIIDIRIDGEPIDLDAMYTIVAASFLFEGGDNMHALAEAENVRDSGVLDRDAFIGYLEAHEGLDPDYSQRQLDVELRGAAAPDGQVLRVSKAASQSLGAPEIETVHVDAGELGTFETPYEYDEASGTYYADIALGAENRLSAEETAALTITTTPSAGTSVTFELTGQDVSFTDIDGNLFVDEIMWMAENGYSYGWYDEETDTSEFRPLQPVNRDAMAAFLYRLAGSPEVDLPRSEPFTDVEKGDEHYAAMMWAYQQGITEGWDDGTFRPTTPIARDAMAAFVYRYAGSPDVEDPTSAVFDDVSASNQFATEIAWMRSEEITTGWPDGTYRPLAPTNRDATAAFLFRMTDENEITFMSEQD; encoded by the coding sequence ATGATGGACATCCCCGCTCGCCGCCTCGGGCGCGGCGTGGCCGCCGGGCTCGGTGCCGCCGCGGTCGCCGTCGCGTCGGCCGTCGTGCCGCTCGGCGCCGCCGCCGCCGATCCCGGTGACCAGGTCACCCTGATGACCTTCAACGACTTCCACGGCGCCATCGGTGGTGCCGCCGGCCTCGTCTGCGCCGTCGAGACGGTGCGCGCCGAGAGCGATACCTCGGTGCTGCTCTCCGCCGGTGACAATGTGGGCGGTTCCGCCTTCGCCTCCGCTGTGCAGAACGATGAGCCCACGATCGACGTGCTCAACGCCATGGGCGTCGACGCCACGGCGATCGGCAACCACGAGTACGACCAGGGCGTCGAGGACCTGCTGGAGCGCATCGAGCCCCGCACCGCGTTCCCGGACCTCGCCGCGAACGTCTATGACGAGGCCACCGGCGATCGGATCCACGACGCGTACACCGTCATCGACCGCGACGGTGTGAAGATCGCCGTGATCGGCGCGGTCACCACGAAGACCGTGGGCAAGGTCAGCCCCGCCGCCATCGAGGGCCTCGAGTTCGGCGACCCGGTCGACGCGGTCAACGACGTCGTCGCGGAGATGGCGAGCGACGGGGTCGAGTACGACATCCTCATCGCCTCCTATCACGAGGGCGCGAGCGCGAACGCCGAGCCGGGCGTCGCCCCGGACAACACGGACCCGATCTTCGACAAGATCGTCACCGAGACCTCGGCCGAGGTCGACGCGATCTTCAACGGCGACTCGCACCGGGTCTACAACTTCAACGCTCCGGTCCCCGGCCAGGACGGCGAGGAGCGTGCCATCGTGCAGACCGGCTCCAGCGCCGCGAACCTCGGCGTGGTGAACCTGGAGCTGGGCGAGGACGGGGACTGGGACGTGCTGGGCATGCCCGAGCTGATCGCCACCCCCCTGCCCGAGGGTGAGACCTGCGCGATCACGACCCCGGTGGTCGAGGACGTCACCCAGATCGCCCAGGACGCCATCGACCAGGCGGCCGTGGTCGGCGCCGAGCCCGTCGGCTCCGTCGACGGGGACGTCACCACCTCCTGGGACGACTCCAAGGCCTCCTATGTCGACGGCATCCGCACCGCGGACGAGCCGGTCGGGAACCAGGCGACCACCAAGGGCGACAACCGCACGCGCCACTCCGCGGCCGGCAACATGCTCGCCGACTCCATGAGGTGGTACCTCGAGGACGCCGGCCTCGGCGGCGAGCACGAGGTCATCGGCTTCATGAACCCCGGCGGCATCCGCGCGGAGCTCTGGTACGAGGAGTCCGCGGCCGACGAAGGGGAGGGCGTGGTCACCTACGCCGAGGCCAACTCCATGGTCCCCTTCGGCAACACCCTGAACTCCGGTGAGGTCACCGGTGCGCAGTTCGACCAGATGCTCGAGGAGCAGTGGCAGCGCAACGCCGCCGGCGGAGCGGTCGACCCCGGGGACGAGTCCTTCCTCGCCTTCGGCGTCTCCGAGAACGTCGAGTACGCCTTCGACTCCAGCGCCGAGCGCGATGACCGGATCATCGACATCCGCATCGACGGCGAGCCGATCGATCTCGACGCGATGTACACCATCGTGGCCGCGAGCTTCCTCTTCGAGGGCGGCGACAACATGCACGCCCTCGCCGAGGCGGAGAACGTGCGCGACTCCGGCGTGCTGGACCGCGACGCCTTCATCGGCTACCTCGAGGCGCACGAGGGCCTCGATCCCGACTACTCGCAGCGCCAGCTGGACGTCGAGCTGCGCGGCGCCGCCGCACCCGACGGCCAGGTGCTGCGCGTGAGCAAGGCGGCATCCCAGAGCCTCGGTGCGCCCGAGATCGAGACGGTGCACGTCGATGCCGGCGAGCTCGGCACCTTCGAGACGCCCTACGAGTACGACGAGGCCAGCGGCACCTACTACGCCGATATCGCGCTCGGCGCCGAGAACCGTCTCAGCGCCGAGGAGACCGCCGCGCTGACGATCACCACCACCCCGTCCGCCGGCACCTCGGTCACCTTCGAGCTGACCGGCCAGGACGTCTCCTTCACCGACATCGACGGCAACCTCTTCGTCGACGAGATCATGTGGATGGCCGAGAACGGCTACTCCTACGGCTGGTACGACGAGGAGACCGACACCTCCGAGTTCCGCCCGCTTCAGCCGGTCAACCGTGACGCGATGGCCGCGTTCCTGTACCGCCTGGCGGGCTCTCCCGAGGTGGATCTGCCCCGCAGCGAGCCGTTCACGGACGTGGAGAAGGGCGACGAGCACTACGCGGCGATGATGTGGGCCTACCAGCAGGGCATCACTGAGGGCTGGGATGACGGCACCTTCCGGCCGACCACGCCGATCGCTCGCGATGCGATGGCGGCCTTCGTGTACCGCTACGCCGGCTCGCCGGACGTCGAGGACCCCACCTCTGCGGTGTTCGACGACGTCTCCGCCTCGAACCAGTTCGCCACGGAGATCGCGTGGATGAGGTCCGAGGAGATCACCACCGGCTGGCCGGACGGCACCTATCGTCCGCTGGCCCCGACCAACCGTGATGCGACCGCGGCCTTCCTGTTCCGGATGACCGACGAGAACGAGATCACGTTCATGTCCGAACAGGACTGA